The following coding sequences lie in one Thiohalospira halophila DSM 15071 genomic window:
- a CDS encoding ABC transporter substrate-binding protein, which translates to MTMERPLRSLLAALLILLAGCGPEGPDPLRIALNPWPGYHGVLHLAQERGYFAEAGIEVELVDVTSLAHTRRAFERGQVDIFGGTAAELVLAAHNDQREPRAFYAADWSEGGDRIYARTDIEAVADLEGQRVGVEPQSLDRMVLALALKEAGLDLDDVILKGVAQTDTPAALVDGRIDAAVSYPPTASRVEELKGFHRIFDTSTTPGGVIDFLMTDAELLESRRRDLVAIAEAFHRAVEEIRADPAGTYPYMARVQGLSEAELASTLDGIHLLGGNEQAVMADGRARQAVALARDILARSGSSHLETVAPERLVTPRIIEAANFH; encoded by the coding sequence ATGACCATGGAACGCCCCCTGCGGTCCCTCCTTGCGGCCCTGCTTATCCTGCTCGCCGGCTGCGGTCCGGAGGGGCCGGATCCGCTGCGCATTGCCCTCAATCCCTGGCCCGGCTACCACGGTGTCCTCCACCTGGCTCAAGAGCGCGGCTACTTCGCCGAGGCCGGCATCGAGGTGGAGCTGGTGGATGTCACCTCCCTGGCCCATACCCGCCGCGCCTTCGAACGCGGGCAGGTGGACATCTTCGGCGGCACCGCCGCGGAGCTGGTCCTGGCGGCGCACAACGACCAGCGCGAGCCGCGCGCCTTCTACGCCGCTGACTGGTCCGAGGGGGGCGATCGGATCTATGCCCGGACCGATATCGAGGCCGTGGCCGATCTGGAGGGCCAGCGCGTCGGGGTGGAACCCCAGTCCCTGGACCGGATGGTCCTGGCCCTCGCCCTGAAGGAGGCCGGACTGGACCTGGATGACGTCATCCTGAAGGGGGTGGCCCAGACCGATACCCCCGCCGCACTCGTGGACGGTCGCATCGATGCGGCGGTGAGCTATCCGCCCACGGCGAGCCGGGTCGAGGAGCTGAAGGGCTTCCACCGGATCTTCGATACCAGCACCACCCCCGGGGGCGTCATCGACTTCCTCATGACCGATGCCGAACTCCTGGAGAGCCGGCGGCGAGACCTGGTCGCCATCGCCGAGGCCTTCCACCGGGCCGTTGAGGAGATCCGCGCCGACCCGGCGGGCACCTATCCCTACATGGCCCGTGTGCAGGGTCTGAGCGAGGCCGAACTGGCCTCCACGCTGGACGGGATTCACCTCCTCGGGGGCAACGAGCAGGCGGTCATGGCGGACGGCCGCGCCCGGCAGGCCGTGGCACTGGCCCGGGACATCCTCGCCCGCTCCGGCAGCAGCCATCTCGAGACCGTGGCTCCCGAACGCCTGGTGACGCCCCGGATCATCGAGGCGGCGAACTTCCACTGA